One Streptomyces sp. NBC_01237 genomic region harbors:
- a CDS encoding glycerol-3-phosphate dehydrogenase/oxidase: MTTLQSVPALGTHPASGSLPSRAETREQLSKATYDLLVIGGGILGISTAWHAAQSGLRVALVDAGDFAGATSSASSKLLHGGLRYLQTGAVKLVAENHFERRAVSREVAPHLANPLTFYLPVYKGGPHGAAKLGAGVFAYSALSAFGDGLGHVISPAKAQRDVPELRTDNLKAVAVYGDDQMNDARMALMTVRAAVEAGAAVLNHAAVTGLRFTRGRVTGADLSDRTDGTEFGITARLVLNATGPWVDHLRKMEDPNAAPSIRLSKGAHLVLKRTRPWKAALATPIDKYRITFALPWEDMLLLGTTDEEYEGDPGDVAVTEADTAQILDEAAFSIRDQQLSRDLITYSFAGLRVLPGGPGDTSKAKRETVVTEGRGGMLSVAGGKWTTFRHIGRTVMNKLAALPGHPLAEDMEPMARLPRKLPLPGISNPAAVAHRLLVDGGAPGPRMSPDTARHLATHYGSLSFDIARLANENPALAERVHPDAPEIWAQVAYARDHEWAETADDVLRRRTTLTIRGLATDEIRGRVEDMLAGRG, from the coding sequence ATGACCACCCTGCAGAGCGTCCCGGCACTCGGGACGCACCCGGCCTCCGGCTCCCTCCCGAGCCGCGCCGAGACTCGGGAGCAGCTCTCCAAGGCGACGTACGACCTCCTGGTCATCGGCGGCGGCATCCTGGGCATCTCCACCGCCTGGCACGCCGCGCAGTCCGGACTGCGGGTGGCGCTGGTGGACGCCGGTGACTTCGCCGGGGCGACCTCCTCCGCCTCCTCCAAGCTGCTCCACGGCGGTCTGCGCTACCTGCAGACCGGCGCGGTGAAGCTGGTGGCGGAGAACCACTTCGAACGGCGCGCGGTCTCCCGCGAGGTCGCCCCGCACCTGGCCAATCCGCTCACCTTCTACCTGCCGGTCTACAAGGGCGGGCCGCACGGCGCGGCGAAGCTCGGTGCGGGCGTGTTCGCGTACTCGGCGCTGTCCGCGTTCGGTGACGGCCTCGGCCATGTGATCAGCCCCGCGAAGGCGCAGCGCGACGTCCCCGAGCTGCGTACGGACAACCTGAAGGCCGTCGCGGTCTACGGCGACGACCAGATGAACGACGCCCGCATGGCGCTGATGACGGTCCGTGCGGCCGTCGAGGCGGGTGCGGCCGTCCTCAACCACGCGGCGGTGACCGGCCTCCGGTTCACCAGGGGCCGGGTCACGGGCGCCGATCTGTCGGACCGCACGGACGGCACGGAGTTCGGGATCACCGCCCGGCTCGTGCTGAACGCGACGGGACCGTGGGTCGATCACCTGCGGAAGATGGAGGACCCGAACGCGGCGCCTTCCATACGTCTGTCCAAGGGCGCGCACCTGGTGCTCAAGCGCACCCGCCCCTGGAAGGCGGCGCTGGCCACCCCGATCGACAAGTACCGCATCACGTTCGCCCTGCCCTGGGAGGACATGCTGCTGCTCGGTACGACCGACGAGGAGTACGAGGGCGACCCGGGCGATGTCGCGGTGACCGAGGCGGACACGGCGCAGATCCTGGACGAGGCGGCGTTCTCGATCCGGGACCAGCAACTGTCCCGCGATCTGATCACGTACTCCTTCGCGGGTCTGCGGGTGCTGCCCGGCGGCCCCGGCGACACGTCCAAGGCGAAGCGCGAGACGGTCGTGACGGAGGGCCGCGGCGGCATGCTCTCGGTCGCCGGCGGCAAGTGGACGACGTTCCGCCACATCGGCCGCACCGTGATGAACAAGCTCGCCGCGCTGCCGGGGCACCCGCTGGCGGAGGACATGGAGCCGATGGCACGGCTGCCGCGGAAGCTTCCGCTGCCCGGGATATCCAACCCCGCCGCGGTCGCGCACCGGCTCCTGGTCGACGGCGGTGCCCCCGGTCCCCGGATGTCGCCCGACACCGCACGGCACCTGGCCACCCACTACGGTTCGCTGTCCTTCGACATCGCGCGCCTGGCGAACGAGAACCCGGCGCTGGCCGAGCGCGTCCACCCGGACGCGCCGGAGATCTGGGCCCAGGTCGCCTACGCCCGCGACCACGAGTGGGCCGAGACGGCGGACGATGTGCTGCGCCGCCGTACGACGCTGACGATCCGGGGGCTCGCGACCGACGAGATCCGCGGCAGGGTCGAGGACATGCTGGCCGGCCGGGGCTGA
- a CDS encoding ABC transporter permease, producing MTGTIPPSVADDGIKSGAGDTGPRSRLALIRWSDFSLVPVILVLMVIGFIVSPVFLTSNNLISVVQQSSELSLLVLGQALILICGRMDLSLESTIGIAPVVAMWLVLPTDGGRFAGLELFPAWSAIPLCLLVGLLVGVINGFLILKLRVNGFIATLGMLTMLRGLHIGITEGKSITDVPESFRYLGKSEWFGAPAAVWICLALFAIGGAALAWLRHGRSLYAIGGNPEAARAAGIRVDRITWIVLAVGGLLAAFAGILYTGHYGSVAATQGNGWIFQVFAAAVIGGISLKGGRGTLFGALTGVLTLQLVVNVMTLGGVPALWNQFLNGAIIIVALVISRFASGEKQD from the coding sequence ATGACCGGGACGATACCGCCGTCCGTCGCCGACGACGGCATCAAGAGCGGGGCGGGGGACACCGGCCCGCGCAGTCGGCTGGCGCTGATCCGGTGGAGCGACTTCTCGCTGGTGCCGGTGATCCTGGTGCTGATGGTGATCGGGTTCATCGTCTCGCCGGTGTTCCTCACCTCCAACAACCTGATCAGCGTCGTCCAGCAGTCCTCCGAGCTGAGCCTGCTCGTGCTCGGCCAGGCACTGATCCTCATCTGCGGCCGGATGGACCTGTCCCTGGAATCGACGATCGGCATCGCGCCCGTCGTCGCCATGTGGCTGGTGCTCCCCACGGACGGCGGCCGCTTCGCCGGTCTGGAGCTCTTCCCGGCCTGGTCGGCGATTCCGCTCTGCCTGCTCGTCGGCCTGCTCGTGGGCGTGATCAACGGCTTCCTGATCCTCAAGCTCCGGGTCAACGGCTTCATCGCCACGCTCGGCATGCTCACCATGCTGCGCGGCCTCCACATCGGTATCACCGAGGGCAAGTCGATCACCGACGTCCCGGAGTCCTTCCGCTACCTGGGCAAGAGCGAGTGGTTCGGCGCCCCGGCCGCTGTCTGGATCTGCCTGGCGCTGTTCGCGATCGGCGGCGCGGCGCTGGCCTGGCTGCGTCACGGGCGCTCGCTGTACGCCATCGGCGGCAACCCGGAGGCGGCGCGGGCGGCCGGAATCCGGGTCGACCGGATCACCTGGATCGTGCTGGCCGTCGGCGGGCTGCTGGCGGCCTTCGCGGGCATCCTCTACACCGGCCACTACGGATCGGTCGCGGCCACCCAGGGCAACGGCTGGATCTTCCAGGTGTTCGCCGCCGCGGTGATCGGCGGCATCAGCCTCAAGGGCGGGCGCGGCACGCTGTTCGGTGCCCTGACCGGCGTACTGACGCTTCAGCTGGTGGTCAATGTGATGACCCTCGGCGGTGTGCCGGCCCTGTGGAACCAGTTCCTCAACGGCGCGATCATCATCGTCGCGCTGGTCATCTCCCGCTTCGCGAGCGGCGAGAAGCAGGACTGA
- a CDS encoding sugar ABC transporter ATP-binding protein encodes MNQAPPPAVQATGIVKRFGPTVALDGVELTVRPGESHALVGRNGAGKSTLVSVLTGLHRADEGTVTFGGEPSPAFGDTMAWQSRIACVYQKSMVVPDLTVAENLFLNRFDDNARWISWGRLRRRAEALLAEYGVQVDPNARARDLAVEQRQFVEIARALSFGARLIVLDEPTAQLDARGIGRLFDKLRELQGQGVAFLFISHHLQEVYELCTAVTVYRDARHVLTAPVADIGKADLVAAMTGEQGSGAGAWHATGAGAVDESAAPVLRTEQLALTGEFEAIDLQVRPGEVLGLAGSAASGNTALGETLAGMRRATGGTVSVHGSAVRPGSVPHALDAGIGYIPEDRHDQGLVLDRSVAENATLTVTDQLGPWGTVLPSRTRQFARSMIASLDIKTQGPEQPVSGLSGGNQQKVVVARALARGPSALVAVRPTAGVDIKSKDSLLGVVRRVADEGNAAVIISDELDDLRVCDRVLALFHGRVVATFASGWTDGELVAAMEGVGERE; translated from the coding sequence GGTGCGGCCCGGCGAGTCCCACGCGCTCGTCGGCCGCAACGGCGCGGGCAAGTCCACCCTCGTCAGCGTCCTCACCGGACTCCACCGGGCGGACGAGGGCACCGTGACCTTCGGCGGGGAGCCGTCGCCCGCCTTCGGGGACACCATGGCCTGGCAGTCCAGGATCGCCTGCGTCTACCAGAAGTCCATGGTCGTCCCGGACCTGACCGTCGCCGAGAACCTCTTCCTCAACCGCTTCGACGACAACGCCCGCTGGATCAGCTGGGGCAGGCTCCGCAGACGTGCCGAGGCGCTGCTCGCCGAGTACGGGGTCCAGGTCGACCCCAACGCGCGCGCCCGGGACCTCGCCGTGGAGCAGCGGCAGTTCGTGGAGATCGCCCGCGCGCTGTCCTTCGGCGCCCGGCTGATCGTCCTGGACGAACCGACCGCACAGCTCGACGCCCGCGGGATCGGGCGGCTCTTCGACAAGCTGCGGGAACTCCAGGGCCAGGGAGTGGCGTTCCTGTTCATCTCCCACCATCTCCAGGAGGTGTACGAGCTGTGCACCGCCGTCACCGTCTACCGTGACGCCCGCCATGTGCTGACCGCCCCGGTCGCCGACATCGGCAAGGCCGATCTGGTCGCGGCGATGACGGGGGAGCAGGGCAGCGGCGCGGGCGCCTGGCACGCCACCGGCGCAGGCGCGGTCGACGAGTCCGCCGCCCCCGTGCTGCGTACCGAACAGCTGGCGCTGACGGGCGAGTTCGAGGCGATCGACCTCCAGGTGCGCCCCGGTGAGGTGCTCGGCCTCGCGGGCTCGGCGGCCAGCGGCAACACCGCGCTCGGCGAGACGCTGGCCGGGATGCGCAGGGCGACCGGCGGCACGGTCTCCGTGCACGGCAGCGCCGTACGGCCCGGCAGCGTGCCGCACGCCCTGGACGCCGGGATCGGGTACATCCCCGAGGACCGCCACGACCAGGGGCTCGTGCTGGACCGCAGCGTCGCCGAGAACGCCACCCTCACGGTCACCGACCAGCTCGGCCCGTGGGGGACCGTACTGCCCTCCCGCACCCGGCAGTTCGCCCGGTCCATGATCGCCTCGCTCGACATCAAGACCCAGGGGCCCGAGCAGCCGGTCTCCGGGCTCTCCGGCGGCAACCAGCAGAAGGTGGTGGTCGCCCGTGCGCTGGCCCGCGGACCGAGCGCGCTGGTCGCGGTCCGGCCCACGGCGGGGGTGGACATCAAGTCCAAGGACTCGCTGCTGGGTGTGGTCCGGCGGGTCGCCGACGAAGGAAACGCGGCAGTGATCATCTCGGACGAGCTGGACGATCTACGGGTCTGCGACCGGGTGCTCGCCCTGTTCCACGGGCGGGTCGTCGCGACGTTCGCAAGCGGGTGGACCGACGGGGAACTCGTCGCCGCCATGGAAGGTGTGGGGGAAAGGGAATGA
- the glpK gene encoding glycerol kinase GlpK: MTDAHTTGTHGTGPFIAAIDQGTTSSRCIVFDKDGRIVSVDQKEHEQIFPKPGWVEHDATEIWENVQEVVASAIVKAGITSADVKAIGITNQRETTLLWDKNTGEPVHNALVWQDTRTDALCKELGRNVGQDRFRRETGLPLASYFAGPKVRWLLDNVEGLRERAERGDILFGTMDSWVIWNLTGGTDGGVHVTDVTNASRTLLMNLHTMAWDEKILHSIGIPAAVLPEIRSSAEVYGSAKGGVLDGVPVASALGDQQAALFGQTCFAEGEAKSTYGTGTFMLMNTGHTPVNSYNGLLTTVGYQIGDQRPVYALEGSIAVTGSLVQWMRDQMGLIKSAAEIETLASSVEDNGGAYFVPAFSGLFAPYWRPDARGIIAGLTRYVTKAHIARAVLEATAWQTREISDAMTKDSGVELAALKVDGGMTSNNLLMQTLADFLDAPVVRPMVAETTCLGAAYAAGLAVGFWPDTDALRANWRRAAEWTPRMDAETRDREYKSWLKAVQRTMGWLDDSTVEE; the protein is encoded by the coding sequence GTGACCGACGCACACACCACCGGGACCCATGGCACCGGGCCGTTCATCGCGGCCATCGACCAGGGCACCACCTCCAGCCGCTGCATCGTCTTCGACAAGGACGGCCGGATCGTCTCCGTCGACCAGAAGGAGCACGAGCAGATCTTCCCGAAGCCGGGATGGGTCGAGCACGACGCGACCGAGATCTGGGAGAACGTCCAGGAGGTCGTCGCCTCGGCCATCGTCAAGGCGGGCATCACCTCCGCCGACGTCAAGGCGATCGGCATCACCAACCAGCGCGAGACCACCCTGCTCTGGGACAAGAACACCGGCGAGCCCGTCCACAACGCGCTGGTCTGGCAGGACACCCGCACGGACGCGCTCTGCAAGGAGCTGGGCCGCAACGTCGGCCAGGACCGCTTCCGCCGCGAGACGGGTCTGCCGCTCGCCTCGTACTTCGCCGGGCCCAAGGTCCGCTGGCTGCTCGACAACGTCGAGGGACTCCGCGAGCGCGCCGAGCGCGGCGACATCCTCTTCGGCACCATGGACTCCTGGGTCATCTGGAATCTGACCGGCGGCACCGACGGCGGCGTCCATGTCACCGACGTCACGAACGCCTCGCGCACCCTCCTGATGAACCTGCACACGATGGCGTGGGACGAGAAGATCCTCCACTCCATCGGCATCCCCGCCGCCGTGCTCCCCGAGATCCGTTCCTCCGCCGAGGTGTACGGCTCCGCCAAGGGCGGAGTGCTCGACGGGGTCCCGGTGGCCTCCGCGCTCGGTGACCAGCAGGCCGCGCTGTTCGGCCAGACGTGTTTCGCCGAGGGCGAGGCCAAGTCCACGTACGGCACCGGCACCTTCATGCTGATGAACACCGGCCACACCCCGGTGAACTCGTACAACGGTCTGCTCACCACGGTGGGCTACCAGATCGGTGACCAGCGCCCGGTGTACGCCCTGGAGGGCTCCATCGCGGTCACCGGTTCGCTGGTGCAGTGGATGCGCGACCAGATGGGCCTGATCAAGTCCGCGGCCGAGATCGAGACGCTGGCCTCCTCGGTCGAGGACAACGGCGGCGCCTACTTCGTCCCCGCCTTCTCCGGCCTGTTCGCCCCGTACTGGCGCCCCGACGCCCGCGGCATCATCGCCGGTCTCACCCGCTACGTCACCAAGGCGCACATCGCCCGTGCCGTACTCGAAGCCACCGCCTGGCAGACCCGCGAGATCAGCGACGCCATGACCAAGGACTCCGGCGTCGAGCTCGCGGCGCTCAAGGTCGACGGCGGCATGACCTCCAACAACCTGCTGATGCAGACGCTCGCCGACTTCCTCGACGCACCCGTGGTGCGCCCGATGGTCGCCGAGACCACCTGCCTCGGCGCCGCCTACGCCGCCGGTCTGGCCGTCGGCTTCTGGCCGGACACCGATGCCCTGCGCGCCAACTGGCGCCGGGCCGCGGAGTGGACCCCCCGCATGGACGCGGAGACCCGCGACCGCGAGTACAAGAGCTGGCTCAAGGCCGTGCAGCGGACCATGGGCTGGCTCGACGACAGCACAGTCGAGGAGTAA
- a CDS encoding FadR/GntR family transcriptional regulator, giving the protein MAVTDEAIEKIKGMIVSGALRPGDRLPKESELAAELGLSRNSLREAVRALSLIRILDVRQGDGTYVTSLDPQLLLEALSFVVDFHRDDTVLEFLAVRRILEPAATAMAAGRISETQLDVLGAQLDALGGQPSVEELVAADLDFHRGIVQSSGNSVLCSLLDGLSGPTTRARVWRGLTQEDAVSRTLHEHRAILAALRDRDAEAARAWATVHVASVEQWLRSTL; this is encoded by the coding sequence ATGGCTGTCACCGACGAGGCGATCGAGAAGATCAAGGGAATGATCGTCTCGGGTGCGCTACGTCCCGGCGACCGGCTGCCCAAGGAGAGTGAACTCGCCGCGGAACTGGGGCTGTCGCGCAACTCCCTGCGGGAGGCGGTGCGCGCCCTGTCGCTGATCCGGATCCTCGATGTGCGGCAGGGCGACGGCACCTATGTCACCAGCCTGGACCCGCAGCTGCTCCTGGAGGCGCTGAGCTTCGTGGTGGACTTCCACCGCGACGACACGGTGCTGGAATTCCTCGCGGTGCGCCGTATCCTGGAGCCGGCCGCGACCGCGATGGCGGCGGGCCGGATCAGCGAGACCCAACTCGACGTGCTCGGGGCCCAGTTGGATGCCCTGGGCGGACAGCCGTCGGTCGAGGAGCTGGTCGCGGCCGACCTGGACTTCCACCGCGGGATCGTGCAGTCCTCCGGCAATTCGGTGCTCTGCTCCCTGCTCGACGGACTCTCCGGGCCGACCACACGGGCGCGGGTCTGGCGCGGTCTGACGCAGGAGGACGCCGTCAGCCGCACCCTGCACGAGCACCGGGCGATCCTCGCCGCGCTGCGGGACCGGGACGCGGAGGCCGCACGCGCCTGGGCGACGGTGCATGTGGCGAGCGTGGAGCAGTGGCTCAGGTCCACGCTGTGA
- a CDS encoding LLM class flavin-dependent oxidoreductase: MKFSVLSLIGHSPHPLTGELPSAADRFEEVIETGAAAERLGFDAYAIGERHAGPFLSSGPSVVLGAIAARTSVIRLLTGVTVVAILDPVRVAEDFATLDQLSRGRLELVVGKGAEAGHFDLFGLDEDRQWDLQEEKYELLRRLWTEEGVDWEGEFRPPLKNVTTVPRPYAGAPRVWHGSATSLNSPELAAKHGDPLFTANAVQPREAYARLIDHYRERFEAYGHDPADAHVAAGSGGLLIANSPREAVGRYKELYEARVRQTFKPHLAGRAGYNTPFRTIEDAMENGPQLIGSPQQIIDKILGYHAVYRHDLQSITVDGFGLSQEEQLETLERFAEEIAPVVRREAPSSLWE, encoded by the coding sequence ATGAAATTCTCCGTACTTTCCCTGATCGGCCACTCCCCGCACCCGCTGACCGGTGAACTCCCCTCGGCCGCCGACCGGTTCGAGGAGGTGATCGAAACCGGTGCGGCGGCGGAGCGCCTCGGTTTCGACGCGTACGCGATCGGCGAGCGGCACGCCGGGCCGTTCCTCTCCTCCGGCCCGAGCGTGGTGCTGGGCGCGATCGCCGCCCGTACGAGCGTCATCAGGCTGCTGACCGGGGTCACGGTCGTCGCGATCCTGGACCCGGTGCGGGTCGCCGAGGACTTCGCGACGCTCGACCAGCTCTCCCGGGGGCGGCTCGAACTGGTCGTCGGAAAGGGCGCCGAGGCCGGGCACTTCGACCTCTTCGGACTCGACGAGGACCGTCAGTGGGACCTCCAGGAGGAGAAGTACGAACTGCTGCGGCGGCTGTGGACGGAGGAGGGCGTGGACTGGGAGGGCGAGTTCCGTCCACCGCTGAAGAACGTGACGACGGTGCCGCGTCCGTACGCCGGGGCGCCCCGCGTCTGGCACGGCTCGGCGACCAGCCTCAACTCCCCCGAGCTGGCGGCCAAGCACGGTGATCCGCTGTTCACGGCCAATGCCGTCCAGCCGCGCGAGGCGTACGCGCGGCTGATCGACCACTACCGGGAGCGCTTCGAGGCGTACGGGCACGATCCGGCCGACGCGCATGTGGCGGCGGGCTCGGGCGGGCTGCTGATCGCGAACAGTCCGCGGGAGGCCGTCGGACGGTACAAGGAGCTGTACGAGGCACGGGTGCGGCAGACGTTCAAACCCCATCTCGCGGGCCGGGCCGGGTACAACACCCCGTTCCGGACGATCGAGGACGCGATGGAGAACGGACCTCAGCTGATCGGCAGCCCGCAGCAGATCATCGACAAGATCCTCGGCTACCACGCGGTGTACCGTCACGACCTCCAGTCGATCACCGTGGACGGCTTCGGACTGAGCCAGGAGGAACAGCTGGAGACCCTGGAGAGGTTCGCCGAGGAGATCGCCCCCGTCGTACGACGCGAGGCACCGTCCTCCCTCTGGGAGTGA
- a CDS encoding MIP/aquaporin family protein, giving the protein MSSSDIFIGETIGTAVLILLGGGVCAAVTLKRSKAFNAGWLAITFGWGFAVLTGAYISAGTSGAHLNPAVTVGLAIKGATEWSDVPVYFAGQLLGAMIGAVLVWAAYFGHFKAHLNDPEVAQQKTANPGPVHGVFFTSPEIRNVGQNMATEIIATTVLVLAILTQSTIPGLGPDDPKGPGVLGAMITAFVVVGLGLSLGGPTGYAINPVRDLGPRIVHALLPLPNKGGSDWSYALIPVAGPLIGGALAGGIYQLAFA; this is encoded by the coding sequence GTGTCCAGCTCCGACATCTTCATCGGCGAGACCATAGGTACCGCCGTACTCATCCTGCTGGGCGGCGGCGTCTGTGCCGCCGTCACGCTGAAGCGCTCCAAGGCGTTCAACGCCGGCTGGCTCGCCATCACCTTCGGGTGGGGCTTCGCCGTGCTCACCGGCGCGTACATATCCGCCGGCACCTCCGGCGCCCACCTCAACCCGGCGGTGACCGTCGGCCTCGCGATCAAGGGCGCCACCGAGTGGAGCGACGTCCCGGTCTACTTCGCCGGGCAGCTCCTCGGCGCGATGATCGGCGCGGTGCTCGTCTGGGCCGCGTACTTCGGTCACTTCAAGGCACATCTGAACGACCCCGAGGTCGCGCAGCAGAAGACGGCGAACCCGGGTCCGGTGCACGGCGTCTTCTTCACCTCGCCGGAGATCCGCAACGTCGGCCAGAACATGGCGACCGAGATCATCGCGACCACCGTCCTGGTGCTCGCCATCCTCACCCAGAGCACGATCCCCGGCCTCGGTCCGGACGATCCGAAGGGTCCGGGCGTGCTCGGCGCCATGATCACCGCGTTCGTCGTCGTCGGTCTGGGCCTCTCGCTCGGCGGCCCGACCGGATACGCGATCAACCCGGTCCGTGACCTCGGCCCCCGAATCGTGCACGCTCTGCTTCCACTGCCCAACAAGGGCGGCTCGGACTGGAGCTATGCCCTGATCCCCGTGGCGGGTCCGCTGATCGGCGGCGCCCTCGCGGGCGGGATCTACCAGCTCGCCTTCGCCTGA